One genomic segment of Nerophis lumbriciformis linkage group LG20, RoL_Nlum_v2.1, whole genome shotgun sequence includes these proteins:
- the LOC133619326 gene encoding uncharacterized protein yields the protein MRTHTDNKHSECSTKKRGKTCLTCSVCAESFTTECNLTRHMRTHTGEKPFNCSVCGKSFSVKCYLTQHMRTHTGEKPFNCSVCGKSFSQNSHLTRHMRTHTGEKTFKCSVCGKSFSQNSILTQHMRTHTGEKTFNCSVCDKSFSRNSILTQHMRTHTGEKPFNCSVCDKNFSQNCRLTEHMRTHTGEKPFKCSICGHNFSIKNRLTEHMRTHTGEKPFSCSVCCKRFQHKAVTVKHIRTHKGK from the coding sequence atgaggactcacactgacaacaaacactctgaatgctctacaaagaagagaggtaaaacatgtttgacctgctcagtttgtgctgaaagttttactACAGAGTGcaatttgactcgacacatgagaacacacacaggtgaaaaaccatttaattgttcagtttgtggcaaaagcttttctgttaagtgctatttgactcaacacatgagaacacacacaggtgaaaaaccatttaattgttcagtatgtggcaaaagcttttctcaaaatagccatttgactcgacacatgagaacacacacaggagaaaaaacatttaaatgttcagtttgtggcaaaagcttttctcaaaatagcattttgactcaacacatgagaacacacacaggtgaaaaaacatttaattgttcagtttgtgacaaaagcttttctcgaaatagcattttgactcaacacatgagaacacacacaggtgaaaaaccatttaattgttcagtttgtgacaaaaacttttctcaaaattgccgtttgactgaacacatgagaacacacacaggtgaaaaaccatttaagtgtTCGATTTGTGGTCACAACTTTTCTATTAAGAAccgtttgactgaacacatgagaacacacacaggtgaaaaaccatttagttgttcagtgtgttGTAAAAGGTTCCAACATAAAGCTGTCACAGtaaaacacataagaacacacaagggaaaataa